Sequence from the Helianthus annuus cultivar XRQ/B chromosome 13, HanXRQr2.0-SUNRISE, whole genome shotgun sequence genome:
TTAATTTCACTCTAATAcgaaattcttatatttttttataaaactaaaagttttttttaaaaaaaaaagtggaTTAACCCAACTTAGTTATCCCTtacttaatttttattttaatgactCTATTATCAAATGACCTTTTATGAATGTTACAGGTAATATTAAGTTTCGCTTACGTGACTAGTTTAAGATATCAAATGACTTTTTATACATGTCACAAGTAATATTAAGTTGGGCTTGTTTAAGAAGGTGGACTGGGCCCAATTAAAGCAGCCTATGTGACTCAAAACGTGAATCATTTATCTTTTTCACATGAATTTGTAATTCTAATTGCAGCTTCAAGGTCTTCTCTTCTCTTCACTGACACACAGGTGTATGTATCTGTGTGTCTCTGTTTTGATTTTTGAACTTTAGAAGtgattattaaattaaaatttcAAATTTGGTGTGACCTAATTTGATGTtgttaggctagagggtatggtgattgGTGACATCCCATCCTTTGAGGAccatccgccacgtaggcgccacgtcatactcctcccaaggatggtcacTAGAGGGTATAGAGaatgatcctaccccaccactttttttttttattttttttttaatttctatgCCCTATGTACAAGTATTGAAACCTAATGTACAAGTCTctaacacaaccaaacaaacaaacaaaacaaaggGGGCCCACCATTTCAGACCGTCGCCACCGTCTGAAATTGGACGTGGAAGACGGGACGGAGGACGTGGGGGGTGGGATGGAGGACGTGGGGGGCGCCGGTGGAGGACGGCATGCATACCGTGCAGCCTTATGGTCTCATCtgattattaaattaaaatttcAAATTTAGTCTGGGTTGTTAAATTACTATTCATTCTTATGCTGTCAGTTTACTGTTTCAGATGTTCTATCAAACTCTGCATTCATCACCTTTTTTGAGCTAATTGATTTGGCTGTGTAGGAGGATTCTTGAACTCTGTTATGCATTTTGATCTAGCTCATTGACTTGTATGGTTTTGTATAAGATGGACACGCTTGTGTATCCGTTACGTGTATCCATGAGCGGGCCCACCTTATCAAGACTGTGTCACATGCCACTTGTACtttttttttgtgttaaaaaTGTACGTACATGACATTCGAGTGACAGTGTATAGTTTCAGCAGATTCTAGAGCTTACGTTTTTAGACGTGCCAAAATGGGTTGGTAGACTGGGTTGAAACTGGAATAACAGGTCAAAATGAGTAAACTTTGTGATGGTCAAACATGTCGTGTATTGGGTTGACCCATAAGTACTTTATATCAAACATTTTAAATCTGTTTATATAAAGGATGAGTGTTTTCAAGACTCATATCTGATTACAAAAACTATATTCGTTGGATATTGAACTATTTTTGGAGGTTTAACTCGTAAAGAGTACAGTTGACGACTTTAATTTCAACGTCTTTCATTATGAGTTTCATTTTTGTGATTCAAAATGTAATTGGGACCACAAATGTGAGGTGAGCAATTGTACAAAATACATCTACATCCAAGCCATCATAGAtaacttttgacccgttcaagCCATTTTCAGTTTAATTACCCATTTGACGTTTGAGAAAATAAAACATAGCCCCAATGTATACCGGTTCTTAAGTAGTGGATTGAAATTGTCATCAAATTCAAATTTTGGTTTGTACCCGTATTTTCTACAGTATCAAAAGATACCCATATAAATCAAACCATTTTGGATGGTTCCAACAAACGTGGATCCAGGCTCCCGAATTACGTGCTGCAACACAAGCTGGATCCAGGCTTCATGTGGTGACAGCTTCGGTGTCGCATCGAAAGGCCAGTTCACCAAAGAAGATGTTCTTACCAGAGCCTAGAAAAGACGCAATATCTTCATGCAGCTTTAAATGAAGTATCCTACACTTCCAACGGTATGCAATCTCAGATATAGCAATCTCTCATACTTTGTCTTAACCAGGCCTTTGACTAATCAAGATGGTTACTTATTAGATGTTCAAATTGGAACGGATTGAGTCGATCAAAGCTTCTTTTTTTGTctaaaaaggttagaaaaaataAAGATTTAGTGTCAACAAAAGTTGCATTATTTCATTGATATTCTAATTTATTTTTACTGAAATGATTAGGTTAATACATTTAGCACCCCTAGTCAAATGGATGGATGTCTCATGgagtaaaaaaaaaacacattacaGTAAACAGCAATCTTCATCAACATTACAGTAAACAGCAATCTTCATCAACATTGTTGTTTTGCTATTAAGACGCAGGAATATAGATGCTCATTATAAGACCCGCTTCACTAATAAATCGTAAACTTTAAAGCCAtatgaccctatatatatatgtctcATCAGTTTGAGATAGAAAAAGTGAAAAACAAACCAAATCGACCCATCTTGACATTCATAAGTAAATGGGTTGAAACTGCCCTCCGTCATTCTCACAGTTATTGACAAAATTTTGTGTACAAGATAATATAATATGGTATCAAGGCAACAAGCTTTATATGCAGTTTTTGTTCTCTTAGTTTCACTTCTACCTGAAATTCTTTGTTGTATGACTAAACTGCCCTGCTGCTTGTTTTGTATGGTGAGTTGGGCAAAATGCTAAAAATCCTACCTTTTTCATGTAGTAAGGGCAAAATCTGGTAAGAAGCAatcattagaagatatgctggtGGCAAAATTGCACATTCTGCAGGAGCTTCAATGAGCTTGCCTTAAATAAGGTGTGttttaacatacatacatacatacatattaagTTTTTCTTAGAAAATTTTAAAGTATTCATATCAGTTCTTATTTTGGAAAATTGCTGTTACTTTTGACCTTTATAGTCAAAGTAGGACAGGTAAAAGAGCAAAGATCACTCAATGGCTAACACTTACGAACCCAGACGGGTTGACATATGCGAGAGATCAGGTGGAGCGATTACTGAATTGAAACCGCATGAATTATGAATCGTTGCTGCCTCACCAGACGAAACAGAAACGATCATTGGTTGTTCTTTTCTCAATCAGTATGTTTTAATATTTGATTTGCGTttatttgcttttttttttcCCAAAATAAAACTGTTTTCTTTTAAGTTCAACTGAATTTTAGTTTTTCAATTAAAATGAATGACTTCTTGTTTCAGGtgccgtaacgagtgcggaatccccgtcGCAACACAAATCGAGCGAGAGAGCAAACACACAAACAAAGATTCAACGTTTAAAGCTTAAATGTGTATAGATCTGGAAGAGTTTGGTTACAAGAATGATACAAGAAAtaatgctctcaaactctctcaGATGTGTGCTCTCTGTGTTCTCTTTACTTCTGTGACAGCAGGCTGTTTAAATAGACAATGCACAACAACAACCACGAACAGTGATATTGGCCACGAACCCTCAAGAAAGCCCACGAAGAGTCACTCTTTGTGGCTTGACTCTTCGTCCACCATAAGAAAGAAGCCTTCGTCGCAGGGAGAAGGACGAACCCTTTGAGGGTTCGTCGATTAAACCCTTCGTGAGGAATGATAAAGGTTCGCGATGCATAGAGTGTTCGTCCAATACACTCTTCGTGAACATATAGTCTTTTATCCAAGATGAGTGTTCGTCCAAGACATGAAGTCTTCGTCACATGAATGAATCAGGCCCAACAGAAACAAATGGCCCAAAATTGTATTAGATATACGTTGTCAATTGCATGCATTTGATAAATTATTCACAttacatcatcatgacatcatcatggtgatgtcatggtgatgtcatggtgatgatGGTTCGCGGTTCTTCGTGCTTCGTGTGTCGATCTTTGGGGCGCACAAGGGAGGAGTGTCGCAACGACGGGCTTGAGCCGAAACGACCcaagtcgaaccgaaccgagtcgcgtccacataatatgcatcaacacactttcaaaatatatttaaaaaatatagggggtgaacagtatcctccaaatatacagatgaacagtaacattttctctctcctccactcataACCACtctttatactctttatattataaaaactccaCACAAAGAATTtaatggaatggatgtgaatgctctaaagtGGTGAGCAAATGCCAAGAACCGACCCGATTAGGAACCGAACCGACCCGATACCCGAAAACAGTCTAAACTGATACCCGAAAACAATACCCTATCTAATACCTCGGTTCCATGGTTCTCGGGTAGGAGAACCGAACCTGAATTGATGTTTATATCTTTCTCTGTTTCTCAAACCTACAATCACATCATTAATGTTTCATTCGATCAGCTGTAGTTAGATTTCTGCAGTGAATCAAGATGTGCTCCATTGACATTCCACTCTAAAATGCGGCTTCACATTGGATGTTAGAAATAAAGGTACGTCATGTGAATCAAGAATGTTTAATTGTTTTTGATTCTTTGTGTTGTGTATAAATTTGGTTAGGTTTCTTGATTAATAGGTAGTGTATGATTATTATGAACTTGATGGGTTATGCTTGATTATAATGGTTAGTAAAATATATGATGTCAAAATGTTtgcacgccaagtgttcgatTAAATGTCCAAGTGAAAAGTATTGTAAGAAAAGATTAAAGTTTAATATGAAAAGTATAAGAACTAAATAAAAACTGAAATTAAAATGAAACTTGAGCGTATTTAGGGTCGGACCCAAAAAACTAGTACCGAACCAAAATATTACCGAAACCGACTTTCATGAATTATTATAAACGGTATCCAAAAATAATTCAATGCTTCATgaataaaaaatccaaaacatATCCAATAACTAAAACACAAAACCAAACAAATGTAATAATCCAAACGAAATGCGATAAATTCAACAAAGAAACTTAAATCAAAATTACTTTACTTTCTTTCGTCTATTCAATAATCGTATTCAGCTACTGCTTAATCGACCTCAATATTCATGTGATCCGGTTCCACCCGAACTGGAAACATTATGAATCCTAAGAACCGATTTCAGAACCTACCAGATacggttcgggtcgggtcggtcaGAGtcttttttcggttcggttctcgggTAATTTCGGTCCGAATCCAATTATGCTCAGCCCTAAGCTCAACTAGGAACATGTATTTAGGAGGTATggtatagtggagggttcaaatgagaagaaattttttgtaagaataaaaaagaacaaacttcaacaaataagaatgctttattttacttcatttaatttttgtatttaatataggtgtaagggtatattggtaaaattagatagatcattaattgttattcttcctttttaatagctaactaaattaaatttgtaacttattttaaaaaaaaaaactatatcttttcaaagaagaaaaaaaattaatttaaggtataggataaattatgaggtgtgtaggataaatttcaatatgtgtaggataagtttaaaaaatgtgtaggataaattttgatgtgtttaggcaaaaattttagtgtggagGCTGATAatttttatgactaattaattagtcaaaaagaataataaatgagatgagagaatactatttaatgttttacaattgtaccctttgttctttttttctcaatttaattttcttctcaaatcaACATCCCCGTATGGTATAACTATGCAACTGTGTTCGTTTACACTAAATCAAGTCAAATAATGAATGCCATTTATGCCTTTTGAATTACAGTTAATATTAAAAACTGAATGAAAATTAAAACAATGTTTAGTTTACAGTCATTCAAGCAcaataaaacaatttcttttAATCGGACTATGGGTGACACAACAATAAACAACTTTTCCAAGTGTTGATAACTTTGACATGAATAATAATAGTCcctaaaatattataaaaaaataaaaagtactaACCAAGTCGTTATGTGGCTAAAAGCTATAGAGTGGTACGGTAAAAAAGGGGaaaatgggtaccggtactgaatatACAGGTACGGTACCTATTTTGGTTGATTTACCGGTAaatatcggtaccggtaccgaaaaatgGAAAAAATGGGTACGGTACTGAACTTAACGGTATGGTACCGGTTCCTAGTatcaaatgctcatccctagctATATATACCTACTCCTTACAAAAGAATTGTTAAAATATGTTGACCAAGAGGACCAAGAACATGGAGAGAGAGGTAATCTGAATTAAGTAGCAGAAATCAAAGCAAGCCTTCAACAAACGGATGATTTCAAAGTTTTTTATGCGGATATTGTTTACATTAATGGATTTGCTTCTATTGCTTTGATTATTTTCTTTTCATCTAGACGTGACAAAAATGTAAAGTGATTATGACTCGACTTcacataagaaaaaaaaataaaaaaaaaatgtcggcATGGTTGGTGATGTAGATTGTTAATGCGCACTTACCAAGTGGTTGATAATGTGGAAATGCCACATTAGCAAAATTGACGAGTTAGATTGtggaataaaaaataaataaaaactaacaTGAATTGTTAAATAAGTATATAGCAAATAAGTCACTATCTACCCTTAAAGATGATAAGGTTTGCTTATATTTTGCTAAAACTAACTTTTAATCTTATTAATGTGATAGAAAATGTTTGATTTCTATCATTAGGAAATGCAATTTTTATGTACCATGTTTTATACTTGCCCTTTGTTTTTATTGTAACGttccatattaaaaaaaaaaatcaattgcAAAGTCTCATATTTGCTCATTAAAAATTGCTGATATTCTTGTAAAAACTTAGAGAAATATTACAATAAATCAGTTTATTACAACAACTTCTTAATTATATGCCAATCAAATctattaatttttattaataaacatttgaaaacagtattATTGTGTTTTCTAGTAACAATCATCATGTAAATGTCAAATTAATCTCTGACTTGAAACTAAGGGCTTTGGGTTTTGGATTAAAAAAACAGTCAATTAAGAAAAACTTAACGAACAACCATAAACAGGTTATATAACACAGCTTTTTGCTCATTTTTCTCGAATCATATATCTTCATTGCAGCTTGAATTTAAGTCGGTTACACCCTCAAGACCACCAATCTCTCCAAAGATGGATGTAACATCATCCAACAACGATCCCTGTTGCCTCTCTCTGTCATGATATTATAAATGTGATGATGCTATTCATTAATTGTATCCACAATGCATTGTGAAGGCTCATGTATAAGTCAAagaaattaaaaccaaaacagaTCAAAGTAAAGACATGGATCAAAGAAATTGGTAAAACTGAATGTCGGCAACTGTACATCATAGAACTTAAAATAATTGCCCACTATGCAAAAGCATCATTCTTTTCAAAAAGCAAAACAATTAAAAGCAATTAGTGTCGGCAACTTAATATAAAGTGATACACGTTCATATGAATAATAATAATCAATTGCTCCATTATGAAAAGTAAGGAATATTAACATAATTGGTTGAATTGAATGACTAAAAAGAATGCTCTTTCTTATCTCCACTCATTCTTGTCTCCAAGACCACTCCCATCTTCTCTCCACTCATCTTATTTACCTACATTCATTCATACCatacaaaccaaaccaaaaactACTCTCATTCCAATTTCCAGTTTACTTCTTCACTCTTAGTTAACAATGGCTGAAGCCGCTGCTGCTGCACTCGTCAAAGTCATTTTTGAGAAGCTAGCCGATGAAGCCTTCAAGAAATATGCTCGCTCTCAGAACATCCACTCGGAGCTCAAGCAATTGGGGAGCACGTTGTCCCAGATCCAAGCTCTGCTTAATGATGCCTCTCACAAGGAAATAACTGATGAATCTGTCAGACTATGGCTCAATAGTCTCCAACATCTGGCTTACGATATCGATGACGTACTTGATGAGGTGGCTACTGAAGCTATGCATCGTGAGCTGACCCCGGAATCAGAAGCAAGCACCAGCATGGTAAGAAAGCTCATCCCAACTTGCTGCACAAACTTCTCACTAAGTCATAGGTTGACTCCCAAGTTAGACAGTATTACCACCAAGTTACAACATCTAGAAAAACAAAATCCTGGTTTGATTGTGAAAGGTGAAAAGCCAAAAAATAACAACAGAGGAAACGAAACCTCCTTGCTAGAATCTGATGTCATTGGACGAGAAATTGAGAAAGAAAAATTGCTCAACAAGCTGTTGCAGGATGAGCCATCTAAGGAAAACTTCAGCGTCTTACCCATAGTCGGTATGGGTGGGGTTGGTAAGACCACTCTAGCTAGATTTTTGTACAATGATACACAAGTGAAGGGTCGGTTTGAACTCCACGCATGGGTTTGTGTCTCTGATGATTTTGATATCTCTAAGATAACCAAAACCATCTTTCAAGCTGTGTCCAACGAAAACAACAAGGAATTTGCTGATCTAAATCAGCTTCAAGTGGCTCTTAAAGAGAAACTTAAGGACAAACGGTTTCTACTAGTACTAGATGATGTGTGGCATGAAAACTTTAATGATTGGGAAAACCTAGTGCTCCCATTTCATTCAGGGGCTCGTGGAAGTAAGGTAATCATGACATCCCGCAAGGAGCAATTGCTTAAGATGCTAGGTTTTGATAATCTAGACCATCTTGAGACTTTGTCATCTGAAGATGCTTTGTCTTTATTTGCTTTACATGCACTGGGCGTAGACAACTTTGATTCACACCCAACACTCAGACCAAAGGGTGAGCGTATTGTGGAAAAGTGTGGTCGTTTGCCTTTGGCTTTAAAGGCAATTGGAAGGCTGTTGAGAGCTAAAACAGATGAAGAAAAATGGGATGAGGTGTTGAATAGTAAGATATGGGATTCAAAAAGTGTTGGTGATCTTTCTGCAGATTGGAAGGTGATTTTTCCTGCCCTTATGTTAAGCTACCATGAACTTTCAGCAAATTTGAAGCGGTTGTTTGCATATTGCTCCTTGTTTCCTAAGGACTTTTTGTTTGACAAAAAAGAGTTAGTCCTGTTGTGGCTGGCCGAAGGGTTTTTGTACAAATCAAATGCAGCCAACTCACCAGAACGCCTTGGTTATGAATATTTTGAAGAGTTGTTATCAAGGTCATTTTTTCAACAATCACCAAATGAGGAACCGTTATTTGTGATGCATGACCTGATGAATGATTTGGCCACATTTGTTGCCGGGGAGTTCTTTTCAAGGGATGACAATCGGATGGCGACAGAAGATTTAGCAAGGTACCGCCACATGTCATTTATTCGTGATGAATATGTAGCTTACCACAAGTTTGAGGCCTTCAAGAGAGCTAAAGGTTTGAGAACATTGTTAGCGGTATATGTTGGGGTGGAACAATGGTGGGACACGTTCTACTTATCGAGCAAGATTTTGGTTGACTTACTTCCTGAGTTACCGTTATTAAGGGTTCTTAGTTTGAGTCGTTTTAGTATAAGTGAGGTACCGAATTCCATTGGTAGTTTGAAGCACCTGAGGTATCTTAATCTATCTAAAACTGATATCAAAGAGTTGCCGGACAATGTTGGTAATCTTTATAATTTAGAAACATTGATAGTTTTTGGATGTAAGAGTTTGACCCAGTTGCCGAAAAGCTTTTTAAAGCTAAAAAAGTTGAGGCATTTTGACATGAGAGATACTCCATGTCTGAAAAAGTTGCCCTTGGGGATTGGTGAGTTGAAAAGCCTAcaaactctcactaaaattatgATTGAAGAACACGGTGGCTTTGCACTAACCGAGCTTAAGGGATTAAAGGATCTGCACGGGGAAATTTCCATCAAGGGGTTGAACAAAGTGCAAAGCTCAATGCATGCACGAGAGGCAAAGTTATCTTTAAAAGGGATTAATAAGTTAAAGTTGAAATGGAATGATGGTTCTGGAAGGGAAACAATTGAGAAGGAGGTTCTCAGTGAGTTAATGCCATGTAGTGATAAGTTGAAAATGCTCGAGGTTAAGTATTATAAGGGAACAGAGTTTCCGAATTGGGTTGGGGATCCGTCTTTTCATCAATTGGTTCATGTGTTGCTACGGGGTTGTAGAAAATGTACATCTCTACCGCTGCTTGGGCGGTTACCTTCACTTAAGGAGTTGTTGATTCAAGGAATGGATGATGTTAAAATCATCAGTTTGGAGTTAAGTAGGAGTACTGATGTTACCTTCCCttcacttgaaattctaaggtttGAAGATATGTCTAGTTGGAAGGTATGGTCAACCAATAGCGAGGTAATGTTTCCACGCCTTCGAGAGCTTCGAATAATCAAATGTCCCAATTTGAGTGATGTCTCACTTGAAGCATTACCTTCGCTAAGAGTTTTGAAGATAGAGGGATGTGGTGAAAGTGTGCTGAGAAGTCTGGTTAAAGCAGCTTCATCTACCACTAAACTGGAAATAGGATCAATTTTAGGGCTTACGGATGAGGTATGGAGAGGTGTCATCGTGAATTTTGGGGCGGTTGAAGAGCTATGCATACAAAAATGTGATGAGATAAGATACCTATGGGAATCAGATGCAGAGGCAAGTAAAGTTCTTGTAAATTTAAAGGAATTGGAGGTATCTCGATGTAAAAAATTGGTGAGTTTAGGAGAGAAAGAGGAGGACGAGGATAACACTGGGAGCGATCTCTTATCATCTCTTAAGAAGTTGTATATAAAGTTTTGTGAAAGTATGGAGCGTTTGTGTTGTCCAAATAGCATTGAGAGTTTGGTGATCCAGTGGTGCAGTTCAGTTAGAGATGTCTCCTTCCCaagagcaacaacaacaggtgGAGGAGGAGGGCAGAATCTCAAGTCACTTACTATAGATATATATAGTTGTGGAAATCTAAAATCAATAAATCAATTGAGTACCTCCACTCACCTCACCTCTTTGTCAATAAAAGAATGTAAAAACATGGAGTTATTTTCTGATCTTCATCAGCTATCAAATCTCACCTCGTTGTACATACAACGTTGTAAAAGCATAGAGTCATTTTCTGACCTTGAGCTATCAAACCTCACCAGGTTGGGAATAGCTTGGTGTGAAAGCATAGAGTCATTTCCTAACCTCCAGCTTCCAAATCTCACAGATCTGGCCATAGTACGTTGCAAAAACATGAAGGCATTTGGTGATCTGCAGCTACCAAATCTAATCAGGTGGAGGATAGATGATTGTGAAAATCTGGAGTCGTTTCCTGACCTTCAGCTATCAAAACTCACCATGTTAAAAGAGATGGATATCAGGAGTTGTCCAATGATTGATGCTTCCTTTCCTCGTGGGCTTTGGCCTCCCAAATTGGTTACGC
This genomic interval carries:
- the LOC110908973 gene encoding putative disease resistance RPP13-like protein 1, with protein sequence MAEAAAAALVKVIFEKLADEAFKKYARSQNIHSELKQLGSTLSQIQALLNDASHKEITDESVRLWLNSLQHLAYDIDDVLDEVATEAMHRELTPESEASTSMVRKLIPTCCTNFSLSHRLTPKLDSITTKLQHLEKQNPGLIVKGEKPKNNNRGNETSLLESDVIGREIEKEKLLNKLLQDEPSKENFSVLPIVGMGGVGKTTLARFLYNDTQVKGRFELHAWVCVSDDFDISKITKTIFQAVSNENNKEFADLNQLQVALKEKLKDKRFLLVLDDVWHENFNDWENLVLPFHSGARGSKVIMTSRKEQLLKMLGFDNLDHLETLSSEDALSLFALHALGVDNFDSHPTLRPKGERIVEKCGRLPLALKAIGRLLRAKTDEEKWDEVLNSKIWDSKSVGDLSADWKVIFPALMLSYHELSANLKRLFAYCSLFPKDFLFDKKELVLLWLAEGFLYKSNAANSPERLGYEYFEELLSRSFFQQSPNEEPLFVMHDLMNDLATFVAGEFFSRDDNRMATEDLARYRHMSFIRDEYVAYHKFEAFKRAKGLRTLLAVYVGVEQWWDTFYLSSKILVDLLPELPLLRVLSLSRFSISEVPNSIGSLKHLRYLNLSKTDIKELPDNVGNLYNLETLIVFGCKSLTQLPKSFLKLKKLRHFDMRDTPCLKKLPLGIGELKSLQTLTKIMIEEHGGFALTELKGLKDLHGEISIKGLNKVQSSMHAREAKLSLKGINKLKLKWNDGSGRETIEKEVLSELMPCSDKLKMLEVKYYKGTEFPNWVGDPSFHQLVHVLLRGCRKCTSLPLLGRLPSLKELLIQGMDDVKIISLELSRSTDVTFPSLEILRFEDMSSWKVWSTNSEVMFPRLRELRIIKCPNLSDVSLEALPSLRVLKIEGCGESVLRSLVKAASSTTKLEIGSILGLTDEVWRGVIVNFGAVEELCIQKCDEIRYLWESDAEASKVLVNLKELEVSRCKKLVSLGEKEEDEDNTGSDLLSSLKKLYIKFCESMERLCCPNSIESLVIQWCSSVRDVSFPRATTTGGGGGQNLKSLTIDIYSCGNLKSINQLSTSTHLTSLSIKECKNMELFSDLHQLSNLTSLYIQRCKSIESFSDLELSNLTRLGIAWCESIESFPNLQLPNLTDLAIVRCKNMKAFGDLQLPNLIRWRIDDCENLESFPDLQLSKLTMLKEMDIRSCPMIDASFPRGLWPPKLVTLTTGGLKKPISEWGNQNFTASLVELRLFHEPNVRNFSQLSHLFPSSLTSLSIWEFDNLESISTGLQHLTSLQHLSIRYCPKVNDLPETLLPSLLSLRIRECPKLKERCSGRGSHYWPLISHIPWIDITD